Proteins co-encoded in one Ziziphus jujuba cultivar Dongzao chromosome 9, ASM3175591v1 genomic window:
- the LOC107427049 gene encoding probable LRR receptor-like serine/threonine-protein kinase At1g67720 produces the protein MSLIIFLLWVVNIPFFVHSQADPRGYLLDCGAGEKNGSSIGDLKFTTDEGFINVGNITSLKTPNLVSILSTLRYFPNDSARKYCYVIPVIKGGKYLVRTTYYYGGFDGGQEPPVFDQIVEGTKWGVVNTTEDYANGLGSYYEVMVMALGKTLSLCLARNEDTKSSPFISALELEYMDDSLYNSTDFSKYALVTVARSTFGDDGDSITFPDDKYNRMWHPFKDSNPVVESHSNITPSDFWNVPPAKAFHNAITTSRGKTLKIEWPPTSLPSAMYYISLYFQDNRSPSPYSWRVFDVFLNGKNFFLDLNVTTNGVTVYSNQWPLSGQNEIVLTPASAIPVGPVINAGEIFQIIPLGGKTLTRDVAAMEELARKFNSPPPDWSGDPCLPKENSWTGVTCSYGEHIRVVAVNLTGMRMPGLLPPDVANLTALNHLWLGGNKLSGNIPELGSLKELQTLHLEDNQFEGKVPQSLGQLPEIREIFLQDNKLNGHIPSELENKKGLSIQM, from the exons ATGTCCCTCATCATCTTCCTCTTATGGGTCGTCAACATCCCTTTCTTTGTTCATTCTCAAGCTGATCCTAGAG GTTATCTCCTAGACTGTGGTGCTGGTGAAAAAAACGGTTCAAGTATAGGAGACCTGAAATTCACAACCGATGAGGGATTCATAAATGTAGGAAACATTACATCCTTGAAAACGCCAAACCTTGTGTCCATTTTATCCACATTGCGGTATTTCCCCAACGATTCTGCACGTAAATATTGCTATGTGATCCCTGTGATCAAAGGAGGGAAATACCTCGTGAGGACGACGTACTACTATGGAGGTTTCGACGGAGGACAAGAGCCGCCGGTGTTCGATCAGATTGTGGAAGGGACTAAATGGGGCGTCGTCAATACCACCGAAGACTATGCCAATGGACTCGGCTCCTATTATGAGGTTATGGTTATGGCTTTGGGGAAAACACTCAGTTTGTGCCTCGCTAGGAACGAAGATACAAAGTCCAGCCCTTTTATATCGGCTTTAGAGTTGGAGTACATGGATGATTCATTGTATAACTCCACAGATTTTAGTAAATATGCTCTTGTTACTGTGGCAAGAAGCACCTTTGGTGATGATGGTGATTCTATTAC CTTTCCAGATGACAAATACAACAGAATGTGGCATCCATTTAAGGACTCGAACCCGGTTGTCGAAAGCCATTCCAATATAACTCCATCAGACTTTTGGAATGTTCCACCAGCAAAGGCATTCCACAATGCAATCACAACGAGCAGGGGAAAGACACTGAAAATAGAATGGCCTCCCACGTCTCTCCCAAGTGCCATGTACTATATTTCACTCTATTTCCAGGACAACCGGAGTCCAAGCCCGTATAGTTGGAGAGTGTTTGATGTTTTTCTTAATGGGAAGAATTTCTTCCTTGATCTAAATGTTACAACCAATGGAGTCACAGTATATTCAAATCAATGGCCTCTGTCTGGGCAGAATGAAATAGTCCTAACTCCTGCAAGTGCGATACCAGTTGGACCAGTGATCAATGCCGGTGAGATCTTTCAGATTATACCTCTTGGTGGAAAAACACTCACCAGAGATG TGGCTGCAATGGAAGAGTTGGCAAGAAAGTTTAACAGCCCACCGCCAGATTGGAGCGGTGATCCGTGCTTGCCTAAAGAGAATTCATGGACTGGGGTTACATGTTCTTATGGGGAACATATTCGAGTTGTTGCTGT AAACTTAACTGGCATGAGGATGCCTGGGTTGCTACCTCCTGATGTAGCCAATTTAACTGCACTCAACCATCT TTGGCTTGGTGGGAACAAACTCTCAGGCAACATTCCTGAATTAGGATCATTGAAGGAGCTACAGACTTT GCATTTGGAGGATAATCAATTTGAAGGAAAGGTTCCTCAATCACTAGGCCAACTTCCAGAAATCCGAGAAAT ATTCCTCCAAGATAACAAGCTCAATGGTCATATTCCTAGCGagctagaaaacaaaaaaggctTAAGCATTCA GATGTAG
- the LOC107427050 gene encoding uncharacterized protein LOC107427050 — translation MKVFEVNGSTLALSLFTDVSNSKDLLDSMQTGTLEPEVAFLNASLIPDVFPVLAAAHKSLIAKARDSLTTRTLHSELVYNYSGSKHITESLKRCGISECSTYVLAARFNASPEEMKAVEKLINGKEIDLEELRGRADNAQIQKHYKISGLELGISSLADAITCRIAARDAM, via the exons ATGAAGGTTTTCGAGGTCAATGGAAGCACTCTTGCTCTTTCCCTCTTCACCGATGTCTCCAACTCCAA GGATCTTCTTGATTCCATGCAAACTGGAACGCTGGAACCAGAAGTTGCTTTTCTCAATGCTTCACTT ATCCCAGATGTTTTCCCTGTGCTAGCAGCTGCGCACAAGTCCCTTATAGCCAAGGCACGGGATTCTCTGACAACACGTACTCTTCATTCTGAGCTTGTTTACAATTACTCCGGATCTAAGCAT ATCACAGAATCCTTAAAAAGATGTGGCATCTCGGAATGTTCAACTTATGTGCTTGCTGCTCGATTCAATGCTTCTCCTGAAGAG ATGAAGGCTGTAGAGAAACTTATCAATGGGAAAGAGATTGACTTGGAGGAGTTGAGAGGAAGAGCAGACAATGCCCAAATACAAAAG CACTATAAGATATCTGGGCTGGAACTGGGAATATCGTCACTTGCCGATGCTATTACATGTCGGATTGCTGCCCGTGATGCCATGTGA